Proteins encoded together in one candidate division WOR-3 bacterium window:
- a CDS encoding complex I subunit 5 family protein: protein MFAHSFVLIIVAPIVAGLLGYLVGRLRNEFSFIGVLASLYYAIRLFLIRGSEQVLNLGAIAGVPIALRLDPLSGFILLFVSVFTALVVFYSFRYMRGREGTRGYYLYCLLILGFANGVVLSANLAVLFFFWGALLFVLYGILLIGKGDTFLTARKALVIVGLSDFAMLLGLVLLLTRTFIAGGWIDLVPKVPMPLYDPIAIAGFVLVTAGALAKAGAMPLHTWIPQAAETAPAPVMALIPASLDKLLGIYLLTRLCVTMFDISSNMVLRNSLMGIGALTIIAAVMMALVQKRMMKLLAFHAVSQVGYMVLGIGTGIPVGIAGGLFHMLNNAIYKTGLFLAGGSVEHWARTDELEKLGGVAKQMPLTFISFFICALAIAGVPPLNGFFSKWMVYQGVLAIGSEGNRLFPIFLVAAMLGSVLTLASFLKMLHALFFGQRPANLERVREVSMTMWLPPFLLALACVVFGVFAYQLPLAGLILPGLGLYEVTLYGAWSPIPATLLLIAALGFGAILYLFGTAARPVEGKTFVGGEKIADAEESRVPGTAFYSSVKHTPLIGEMLIFGERGAFDLYNWLVGIFKVVGAGLREGIDRVLDALAEFIGKLIYYFGLGLSRIHTGNLPLYLSWVFLGAVIFYLLLFLR, encoded by the coding sequence ATGTTTGCTCATTCGTTTGTGTTGATCATTGTTGCCCCGATAGTAGCCGGACTTCTCGGTTATCTGGTTGGTAGGTTACGCAATGAGTTCAGTTTCATCGGCGTACTTGCTTCGCTTTACTACGCCATCCGGCTGTTTTTGATTCGGGGTAGTGAGCAGGTGTTAAATCTCGGCGCGATTGCCGGGGTCCCGATTGCCTTGCGCCTTGACCCGTTGTCCGGTTTTATTCTCCTGTTTGTCAGCGTATTTACGGCACTCGTGGTATTCTACTCTTTCCGTTATATGCGAGGGCGGGAAGGAACCAGGGGTTATTACCTCTACTGCCTTTTGATTCTAGGGTTTGCCAACGGTGTTGTGTTGAGCGCCAACCTTGCCGTCCTGTTCTTCTTCTGGGGCGCTTTGCTCTTTGTCCTGTACGGGATTCTTTTGATTGGCAAAGGGGATACCTTCCTCACCGCCCGCAAGGCGCTGGTCATCGTCGGACTTTCCGACTTTGCGATGCTTCTGGGTCTGGTTCTTTTACTGACCAGGACATTCATCGCCGGGGGCTGGATTGACCTTGTCCCCAAGGTTCCCATGCCCCTCTACGACCCGATCGCAATTGCCGGGTTTGTGCTTGTTACCGCGGGTGCCCTTGCTAAAGCCGGGGCGATGCCTTTGCACACCTGGATTCCTCAGGCGGCAGAAACGGCACCGGCGCCGGTGATGGCGTTGATTCCAGCATCACTGGACAAACTTCTCGGAATTTATCTTTTGACCCGGCTCTGTGTCACGATGTTTGACATTTCAAGTAACATGGTGTTGAGGAACTCCTTGATGGGGATCGGTGCATTGACGATTATCGCCGCGGTGATGATGGCGCTGGTGCAGAAACGGATGATGAAACTTCTGGCATTTCACGCAGTCTCCCAGGTTGGTTATATGGTGTTAGGGATTGGCACCGGAATCCCGGTTGGTATTGCCGGCGGGCTTTTCCATATGCTCAACAATGCTATTTACAAAACCGGGCTTTTCCTTGCCGGTGGTTCGGTGGAACACTGGGCAAGGACCGACGAACTGGAAAAACTGGGGGGCGTGGCAAAGCAGATGCCCTTGACCTTTATTTCGTTCTTTATCTGTGCACTGGCAATCGCCGGTGTACCGCCGCTCAACGGCTTTTTCTCAAAGTGGATGGTTTATCAAGGGGTGTTAGCGATTGGCAGCGAAGGCAACCGGTTGTTTCCCATCTTCCTCGTTGCCGCAATGCTGGGCAGTGTTTTGACCCTGGCATCATTTTTGAAGATGCTCCATGCGTTGTTCTTTGGTCAACGTCCGGCAAATCTGGAGCGGGTACGCGAAGTGAGTATGACGATGTGGTTGCCGCCGTTCCTTCTGGCACTTGCCTGTGTGGTTTTCGGGGTGTTTGCCTACCAGTTGCCGCTCGCCGGGTTGATTTTACCCGGACTTGGGCTTTATGAAGTTACACTTTACGGCGCCTGGAGTCCGATTCCGGCAACCCTGTTGTTGATTGCGGCGCTCGGCTTTGGGGCGATACTGTATCTTTTTGGGACGGCAGCCCGTCCGGTTGAGGGAAAGACCTTTGTTGGTGGCGAGAAGATTGCAGACGCCGAGGAGAGCAGGGTGCCAGGCACGGCGTTTTACTCTTCGGTGAAGCATACCCCGCTGATTGGCGAGATGCTCATCTTTGGGGAACGGGGTGCATTTGACCTTTACAACTGGTTGGTAGGTATCTTCAAGGTTGTTGGTGCTGGTCTGCGCGAAGGGATTGACCGGGTGCTTGATGCGCTGGCCGAGTTCATCGGCAAACTGATTTACTACTTCGGTCTCGGTTTGTCCCGAATTCATACCGGTAATCTGCCGCTTTATCTCTCCTGGGTGTTTTTAGGTGCCGTGATATTCTATTTACTGCTGTTTTTGAGGTAG
- a CDS encoding DUF4040 domain-containing protein, whose product MVELYILLGVMLAAALVASETKNLLAAAVALGMVGFSVAIMFILAQAPDLAIVQIVVETLTVVFFTAVILRTTEIDTTATGGLKMETAMFIAAFLAFGGLFLSLIIGVFRELPTFGQPLMRLATDYIQFGLERTGAANIVAAIILDFRGYDTLGEATVLFTAVVGVLTVMRFVTKKKPGGS is encoded by the coding sequence ATGGTTGAACTTTACATTCTCTTAGGAGTTATGCTGGCAGCGGCGCTGGTTGCCAGCGAAACAAAGAACCTGCTGGCGGCGGCGGTGGCGCTGGGTATGGTCGGGTTCAGTGTTGCGATTATGTTCATTTTAGCTCAGGCGCCGGACCTGGCGATTGTGCAAATTGTGGTTGAGACCTTAACGGTTGTGTTCTTTACGGCGGTGATTCTGCGCACCACTGAGATTGACACGACGGCAACCGGCGGTTTAAAGATGGAGACCGCAATGTTCATCGCCGCATTTCTTGCATTTGGCGGGCTGTTCCTTTCGCTCATCATCGGTGTGTTCCGGGAGTTACCGACATTTGGGCAACCTTTGATGCGGCTTGCGACCGACTACATTCAGTTCGGGCTGGAGCGGACCGGAGCGGCAAACATCGTTGCGGCAATCATCCTTGACTTCCGGGGTTATGACACCTTAGGTGAAGCAACGGTGTTGTTTACCGCGGTGGTTGGTGTATTGACGGTGATGCGGTTTGTCACCAAGAAAAAACCGGGGGGAAGTTAG
- a CDS encoding cation:proton antiporter (subunit B of antiporter complex involved in resistance to high concentrations of Na+, K+, Li+ and/or alkali), with protein sequence MRGMSLIVQVMAGLLAGILFLYGGYIMLHGHLTPGGGFAGGVLIAAALILVSLAYGSVEQVERRRYILSSVFESLGGVFFLALALAGYFAADCFFRNTGVFYLGKPLQLVSGGLIPLANIAIGVKVGAGLFAIFLALGASRFVMKE encoded by the coding sequence ATGCGCGGGATGTCTTTGATTGTTCAGGTGATGGCAGGATTGCTCGCCGGAATACTATTCCTCTACGGTGGATACATAATGCTCCATGGCCATTTGACGCCCGGCGGCGGATTTGCCGGTGGTGTTTTGATAGCGGCGGCGTTGATTCTGGTTTCGCTGGCATACGGTTCGGTTGAGCAGGTGGAGCGGCGGCGCTATATCCTCTCTTCGGTGTTTGAGAGTTTGGGCGGTGTTTTCTTCCTGGCGCTGGCACTTGCCGGCTACTTTGCGGCGGACTGCTTTTTCCGTAATACCGGTGTGTTTTATTTAGGGAAACCTCTGCAACTGGTTTCCGGTGGTCTTATTCCTCTGGCAAACATCGCCATCGGAGTGAAGGTTGGCGCCGGGCTCTTTGCCATCTTTCTGGCGCTGGGTGCATCAAGGTTTGTGATGAAGGAGTAG
- a CDS encoding sodium:proton antiporter, translating to MIPYIACVLLFLIGLYVVVSKRNLIKIVIGFCLIEYAVNLFFALVGFKKGALPPIITSADQVRLGVARNFVDPVPQALVLTAIVIGLSTTALMLSLALRLYEKHKTFDVSEFRKLKG from the coding sequence ATGATTCCCTATATCGCCTGTGTCCTTTTGTTTCTCATCGGTCTCTATGTGGTGGTGTCAAAGCGCAACTTGATTAAAATCGTGATTGGGTTCTGTTTGATTGAGTATGCGGTCAACCTGTTCTTTGCACTGGTCGGTTTTAAAAAGGGTGCTTTGCCGCCGATTATCACCAGTGCCGACCAGGTGCGACTCGGTGTTGCCCGCAACTTTGTTGACCCGGTGCCCCAGGCTTTGGTTTTAACGGCAATCGTCATCGGACTCTCAACCACCGCCCTGATGCTCTCGCTTGCGCTCCGCCTCTATGAGAAGCACAAGACCTTTGATGTTTCGGAATTCAGAAAGTTGAAAGGATAA
- a CDS encoding NADH/ubiquinone/plastoquinone (complex I), which translates to MESRLLPLFIAVPLAGAFLVPLLSKIWSRFADLIAGIASAVLLVVSVYTWLILRAGGVPLHYWVGGWKVIGIAMWFDALTALVVLVINIVGFCAMLYSIRYLDRYTTGRWKFYTLFLLLVAGLNGLAISGDLFNMFVFIEISAIASYALVAFGTEEEEVEAAFKYMVLGEVGGAVLLFGIALLYAHTSTLNLATLSQALATNGKTPFYWFVIATLLIGFAIKMGMEPFHAWLADAHFSAPAPISAMLSGVFIKVTGVYGMCRLMFNVFGVSRADTPAFFNLLIAFGAVSMVLGGLLAYSQNDYKRLLAYSSISQIGYILVALGIGNYWGFVGALFHILAHALGKGTLFLASGSVEMQAGTRELDHLKGLERSMPFTSWAHILGSFSMAGVPPFAGFFSKLFIIIGAISARMYWLAFLAALFSAVTLSYLTKVVNVAFFAKKNEEPVRAKESPATMVLAMVLLVALILIVGIGFQGVLNHLIGPAAKVLMNGLDYARLMLGG; encoded by the coding sequence ATGGAGTCAAGATTGCTACCACTATTTATTGCGGTGCCTTTAGCCGGTGCCTTTCTGGTGCCCCTTTTGTCGAAAATCTGGTCCCGTTTTGCTGACCTGATTGCCGGCATCGCTAGCGCGGTACTTTTGGTGGTTTCGGTTTATACCTGGCTTATCCTTAGAGCGGGCGGCGTGCCGCTTCACTACTGGGTTGGTGGCTGGAAGGTAATTGGCATTGCGATGTGGTTTGATGCTTTGACCGCACTCGTTGTTCTGGTGATCAACATCGTGGGCTTTTGTGCAATGCTCTACTCAATCCGGTATCTGGACCGTTACACCACGGGGCGCTGGAAGTTTTACACCCTGTTTTTGCTTCTTGTCGCGGGTTTAAACGGGTTGGCGATTTCCGGTGACCTGTTCAATATGTTTGTGTTTATTGAGATTTCTGCCATTGCCAGTTATGCGCTGGTGGCATTTGGTACTGAAGAGGAAGAGGTTGAGGCGGCGTTCAAGTATATGGTCCTGGGTGAAGTTGGTGGTGCGGTGCTTCTCTTTGGAATTGCGCTGCTCTACGCCCATACCTCAACCTTGAATCTCGCGACCTTGTCTCAAGCGCTGGCGACAAACGGCAAAACTCCGTTTTACTGGTTTGTCATTGCGACTTTGTTAATCGGGTTTGCAATCAAGATGGGTATGGAACCGTTCCACGCCTGGCTGGCGGATGCCCACTTCTCAGCACCGGCACCAATTTCGGCGATGCTTTCCGGTGTGTTTATCAAGGTTACCGGTGTTTACGGGATGTGCCGTTTGATGTTCAATGTGTTCGGCGTGTCCCGGGCAGACACCCCGGCGTTCTTCAACCTGTTGATTGCCTTTGGTGCGGTTTCCATGGTGCTGGGCGGACTTTTAGCCTACTCCCAGAACGACTACAAACGGCTCCTTGCCTACTCCAGTATCAGCCAGATTGGTTATATCCTGGTGGCGCTGGGTATCGGCAACTACTGGGGTTTTGTCGGTGCGCTGTTTCATATCCTTGCCCACGCCTTAGGTAAGGGCACGCTCTTCTTAGCCAGCGGTTCGGTTGAGATGCAGGCGGGTACAAGAGAACTTGACCACCTGAAAGGACTGGAGCGGTCGATGCCTTTTACATCCTGGGCGCACATTCTGGGTTCATTCTCAATGGCAGGGGTGCCGCCCTTTGCCGGATTTTTCTCCAAGTTGTTCATCATTATCGGTGCGATTTCCGCCCGGATGTACTGGCTGGCATTCCTTGCCGCACTCTTTTCCGCGGTCACCCTGAGTTACTTGACAAAAGTTGTCAATGTTGCCTTTTTCGCAAAAAAGAACGAGGAGCCCGTTCGGGCAAAGGAGTCGCCGGCAACGATGGTTTTGGCGATGGTTCTTCTTGTCGCTTTAATCCTGATTGTCGGGATAGGTTTTCAGGGTGTTCTGAACCATCTAATCGGTCCGGCGGCAAAGGTGCTTATGAACGGGTTGGACTATGCCCGCTTGATGCTCGGAGGATAA
- a CDS encoding Na+/H+ antiporter subunit E, with amino-acid sequence MAKRIAYFIAGVIVWVLLSWTLHYQEVLAGVAVSAIAAGMFGGNLPLKASKLLNPVRWFWLLVFIPVFIWQCLKANIDVAMRVLSPGLNLKPGIVKIKTNLKSDIARVFLANSITMTPGTLTVEIKDDNLYIHWIEVRSEDPEECARMIKGPFEFFLARIFD; translated from the coding sequence ATGGCAAAGCGCATCGCTTACTTCATTGCCGGTGTTATCGTCTGGGTGCTTCTAAGCTGGACCCTGCACTATCAGGAGGTGCTTGCCGGTGTTGCGGTTTCGGCAATTGCCGCCGGGATGTTTGGTGGCAACCTACCCCTGAAGGCAAGCAAACTTTTAAATCCGGTGCGCTGGTTCTGGCTGCTTGTTTTTATTCCGGTATTTATCTGGCAGTGTCTCAAGGCGAACATCGATGTTGCGATGCGCGTTCTTTCACCCGGGCTGAACTTAAAACCGGGGATTGTGAAGATTAAAACCAACTTGAAGAGCGATATCGCCCGGGTGTTTTTAGCAAACTCAATCACAATGACCCCGGGTACTCTCACCGTGGAAATAAAGGATGACAATCTGTACATTCACTGGATTGAGGTGCGAAGCGAAGACCCGGAGGAGTGCGCCCGGATGATTAAAGGGCCATTTGAGTTTTTCCTCGCGCGGATATTTGATTAA
- a CDS encoding monovalent cation/H+ antiporter complex subunit F, with the protein MIPIIILIPAAFFCLYRALQGPSIADRAIAVDMMGVVFSAITALVALQYQLSYLLDLSIALAVIAFIGALALAKYLEGRSLDD; encoded by the coding sequence ATGATACCGATAATCATTTTAATTCCGGCAGCGTTCTTCTGTCTGTATCGGGCGCTACAGGGTCCATCAATTGCTGACCGGGCGATTGCGGTAGATATGATGGGCGTGGTGTTCTCGGCAATTACCGCTCTGGTTGCCCTTCAGTACCAACTGAGTTATCTTCTGGACTTATCAATCGCACTGGCGGTTATCGCCTTCATCGGCGCGCTGGCGCTGGCAAAGTATCTTGAAGGAAGGAGTCTGGATGATTAG
- the mnhG gene encoding monovalent cation/H(+) antiporter subunit G gives MISALALLSLWLGVIFVLLGALGLARFPDIYNRMQAATKCVTLGVCGIMLGVFLKTGFSALGIKALICALFILITVPVSSHALARGSLIAGVKLWKGTIKDKFTEDRGGKSIIEEEK, from the coding sequence ATGATTAGCGCTCTGGCATTGCTCTCGCTCTGGCTCGGCGTGATTTTCGTTTTGCTCGGTGCGCTGGGGCTGGCACGGTTTCCGGACATCTACAACCGTATGCAGGCAGCGACCAAGTGTGTTACCCTTGGGGTCTGCGGTATTATGCTTGGTGTTTTTCTGAAAACTGGTTTTTCGGCGCTCGGCATCAAGGCGCTCATCTGCGCCCTTTTCATCCTGATTACGGTCCCCGTTTCCAGTCATGCCCTGGCACGCGGTTCACTAATCGCCGGGGTGAAACTGTGGAAGGGCACAATCAAGGACAAATTTACCGAAGACCGAGGTGGCAAATCCATAATTGAGGAAGAGAAATGA
- a CDS encoding 4Fe-4S binding protein, translated as MRIPLPKLRELVEAVRAVVKGPFTTKFPKAVDSVHPNFRGILKFREENCLCCGACVQVCPTNAREIVIDRAKGVKRNIHYAERCIYCSQCVLHCPNDAIYHTPEFDLSRTERGGWETSLEKQLVYCELCGEPFATREHLLWIAHRVGDLVNSNPTLFLTLYQSLGVAAPQEAPAGALPYRSGTLRILCPDCRRKTYMTEEWGY; from the coding sequence ATGAGGATTCCATTACCAAAGTTGCGTGAACTGGTTGAGGCGGTTCGGGCGGTGGTTAAGGGTCCGTTTACCACCAAATTTCCGAAAGCGGTCGATTCGGTCCACCCGAACTTCCGGGGGATTTTGAAGTTTCGGGAAGAGAACTGCCTTTGCTGTGGTGCCTGTGTTCAGGTGTGTCCGACAAACGCAAGGGAGATTGTGATTGACCGCGCCAAAGGTGTTAAACGCAACATCCATTATGCAGAGCGGTGCATCTACTGTTCGCAATGCGTCCTTCACTGTCCAAACGATGCGATTTACCATACGCCGGAGTTTGACCTTTCCCGCACCGAACGGGGTGGCTGGGAAACATCACTTGAAAAACAACTGGTCTACTGCGAACTTTGCGGTGAGCCCTTTGCTACCCGGGAACACCTCTTGTGGATTGCCCATCGGGTCGGAGATTTGGTAAACTCCAACCCGACCCTTTTCCTGACTCTTTATCAATCACTCGGTGTTGCGGCGCCACAGGAAGCGCCTGCCGGTGCACTGCCTTATCGTTCGGGCACACTGCGCATTCTCTGCCCGGACTGTCGGCGCAAGACCTATATGACCGAAGAGTGGGGTTATTAG
- a CDS encoding nucleotide pyrophosphohydrolase — MTIGEFQKLIAEIYFVKDHRRGVEGTFRWFVEEVGELARALRHNRQEEKEEEFADVFAWLVSLASISGVELEQACRKYSKGCPKCHAIPCRCAEDSGAKERE; from the coding sequence GTGACGATTGGTGAGTTTCAGAAGTTAATCGCGGAGATTTATTTTGTTAAGGACCACCGGCGCGGAGTTGAGGGCACTTTTCGCTGGTTTGTGGAAGAGGTTGGAGAGCTGGCACGGGCACTGCGGCACAATCGGCAGGAAGAGAAGGAGGAGGAGTTTGCTGATGTGTTTGCCTGGTTGGTGAGTCTGGCGAGTATCTCCGGGGTGGAACTGGAACAGGCGTGCCGCAAGTACAGTAAGGGGTGTCCGAAGTGTCATGCAATACCGTGTCGGTGTGCGGAGGATTCAGGAGCAAAGGAGCGTGAATGA
- a CDS encoding DUF2249 domain-containing protein — protein MSFWERLLKIDRKIIFILMAVLVLFPLLKPLGLGVNSGPRAKAVFDAVDAIPPGKTLLISVDFDPASMPELYPMLVALMRHAFARDVKVLLCGLWITGAGLADKAVTEIPPEYGKEYGKDVVYLGWKAGVDAVILGMGENIKNVFPVDYYGHPLDSLPMMQEVVRLRDIPFMVAISAGTPGFSDWLLYGQSRYGLRVGAGVTAVSAADAYPFLQSGQLTGLLAGMKGAAEYEVLVAKNGYSKAYMPAVAAMDSQSLAHLVILILVVLGNVAFFATRMKRR, from the coding sequence ATGAGTTTCTGGGAACGCCTTTTGAAGATTGACCGAAAAATAATTTTTATCTTAATGGCGGTTCTGGTGCTTTTCCCGCTCTTGAAGCCGCTGGGTTTGGGGGTTAATTCCGGACCACGGGCGAAGGCGGTTTTTGACGCGGTGGATGCGATTCCACCCGGCAAGACGCTGTTGATTTCGGTCGATTTTGACCCGGCGTCAATGCCCGAACTTTACCCCATGCTTGTGGCGTTAATGCGCCATGCCTTTGCCCGGGATGTGAAGGTGCTTTTGTGCGGGTTGTGGATTACCGGTGCCGGACTGGCGGATAAGGCGGTAACGGAGATTCCTCCAGAATATGGTAAGGAGTATGGTAAGGATGTGGTTTATTTAGGCTGGAAAGCCGGGGTTGATGCGGTGATATTAGGGATGGGTGAGAACATTAAAAATGTGTTTCCGGTTGACTACTATGGGCATCCCCTTGACTCTTTGCCGATGATGCAGGAGGTGGTGCGGTTGCGGGACATTCCGTTTATGGTCGCGATATCCGCTGGCACACCGGGATTTAGTGACTGGTTGCTCTACGGCCAGTCACGATATGGGTTACGGGTTGGTGCCGGAGTTACCGCGGTTTCCGCGGCAGATGCCTATCCTTTTTTGCAGAGCGGCCAGTTGACCGGGCTTTTAGCCGGGATGAAGGGTGCTGCGGAATATGAGGTGCTGGTTGCCAAGAATGGGTACAGCAAGGCTTATATGCCGGCGGTTGCGGCAATGGACTCCCAATCGCTTGCCCATCTGGTGATTCTAATTTTGGTTGTGCTGGGTAATGTGGCGTTTTTTGCCACCAGAATGAAAAGGAGGTAA
- a CDS encoding capsule assembly Wzi family protein encodes MGLFLGLLLFTYVNSAVYVPTDARVYEDLDLLKTAGLIKSLPSTSRPWTKHECQKLFLEAESVARGCQLNAAQQAALARLRWELIKKKPVGKIALSEMGNGGDRFILLNLFSRMRAEPGKQRVSLGVNAENEPAGRFFFYDEMAPVLLNPKEPRICDSAGWHNPGARVVSWQDRVLWEMERAYLGVNFTGLRLELGRDEFFWGPGYLSSVMLSDQAPALDHVQLLMQGKNLKFLSFTAMLSRWNRTHRFLSGQRLEVALFKRLILGGAMFNVYTYENTWDFTGMLNPLLPLYFSVANSGHGDNLLLGWDAALYLPKCKLYGQLFLDNYEFNTRKDAPNCVGLQAGFLLTPSDFEIRAEYALITAFTYYHRIYSIMYENYTVPLGHELGPDADRLWTRVSYTPLTWLKTSVVGDWTRRGYYNRGGFLRQSYQMTDTVFLRYYYQFPARGWDSTKTDEDVEVEKALRVGPELEFSLPQGFYIQARVQAAFYKNQGGMPGKDAVEPEFLLKLAYRY; translated from the coding sequence ATGGGTCTTTTCCTCGGACTGCTTCTGTTTACCTATGTCAACAGCGCCGTTTATGTGCCGACCGATGCCCGAGTTTATGAGGACCTTGATTTGCTTAAAACCGCGGGATTGATTAAGTCGCTACCTTCAACCAGTAGACCCTGGACAAAGCATGAGTGCCAGAAACTTTTTCTTGAAGCGGAATCGGTTGCCCGCGGTTGTCAGTTAAATGCGGCGCAGCAGGCGGCACTGGCAAGGTTGCGGTGGGAACTGATAAAGAAAAAACCGGTGGGTAAAATTGCCCTATCCGAGATGGGCAATGGTGGTGACCGATTTATTTTACTCAATTTGTTCTCCAGGATGCGGGCAGAACCAGGAAAGCAAAGAGTGTCGTTAGGTGTAAATGCAGAAAACGAGCCGGCCGGCAGGTTCTTTTTTTACGATGAGATGGCACCGGTGCTGCTTAATCCGAAAGAGCCAAGGATTTGTGACTCTGCCGGCTGGCACAATCCCGGTGCCAGGGTCGTTTCCTGGCAGGACCGGGTGTTATGGGAGATGGAGCGGGCGTATTTAGGTGTTAACTTCACCGGGTTAAGGCTGGAACTGGGCAGGGATGAGTTTTTCTGGGGACCAGGGTATCTGTCAAGCGTTATGCTTTCGGACCAAGCGCCGGCGCTTGACCATGTACAACTCCTGATGCAGGGGAAAAATTTGAAGTTTCTTTCCTTTACCGCAATGCTTTCGCGCTGGAATAGGACGCACCGGTTTTTGTCCGGGCAACGGCTCGAGGTGGCGCTTTTTAAACGGCTGATTCTGGGTGGGGCAATGTTCAATGTTTACACTTACGAAAATACCTGGGACTTTACCGGGATGCTTAACCCGCTTTTACCGCTCTACTTTTCGGTTGCCAACTCCGGACACGGTGACAACCTTTTGCTGGGCTGGGATGCGGCTCTCTATCTACCGAAATGTAAACTGTACGGGCAGTTGTTTCTGGACAACTACGAGTTCAACACAAGGAAGGATGCACCCAACTGCGTCGGTTTGCAAGCCGGATTTCTCTTAACCCCTTCGGATTTTGAGATTCGGGCTGAGTATGCGCTGATTACCGCATTTACCTATTACCATCGGATATATTCAATAATGTATGAAAACTATACGGTTCCTCTGGGACATGAACTGGGACCGGATGCCGACCGGCTCTGGACAAGAGTTTCTTATACTCCACTAACCTGGCTTAAAACATCGGTTGTCGGCGATTGGACCCGGCGCGGTTATTACAATCGGGGCGGTTTTTTGCGCCAGAGTTATCAGATGACCGACACCGTTTTTCTGCGCTACTACTATCAGTTTCCCGCTCGGGGCTGGGATTCAACTAAAACCGATGAAGATGTTGAGGTGGAAAAGGCGTTACGGGTTGGGCCAGAACTGGAGTTTAGTTTACCGCAGGGGTTTTATATTCAGGCTCGGGTTCAGGCGGCATTTTATAAAAACCAGGGCGGAATGCCGGGAAAGGATGCAGTAGAGCCCGAGTTCTTGTTAAAGTTAGCGTACCGCTATTAA
- a CDS encoding L-threonylcarbamoyladenylate synthase, which yields MAEIVKLPLTDFAVLDHAVNTLLNGGVVLFPTETVYGIGADIRCPAAIQRLYEIKKRPYQQSCLIHCSTLDQATPYVKRIPAFAHLLAQKFLPGPLALILLSSSKTPAIVSAGTNTVGIRVVNNPVFREIVFRLGAPLVGTSANRHGQPATNDFNALDPEIITQVDIAIDAGKIGSGNPSTIIDLTTSQPRLLREGDIKKQELEQTLGLKLAP from the coding sequence ATGGCGGAAATCGTCAAACTACCGCTAACGGACTTCGCGGTGCTTGACCATGCCGTCAACACGCTTTTGAACGGCGGTGTCGTTTTATTTCCGACTGAAACCGTATATGGCATCGGTGCTGATATCCGTTGCCCGGCTGCGATTCAGCGCCTCTATGAAATCAAAAAACGCCCTTATCAACAATCCTGCCTCATCCACTGTAGCACCCTGGACCAAGCGACTCCATATGTGAAACGAATTCCCGCTTTTGCCCATCTTCTGGCGCAAAAATTTCTGCCTGGACCCCTTGCCTTAATCCTCCTCTCTTCTTCTAAAACGCCGGCCATCGTAAGCGCGGGGACAAATACTGTCGGAATCAGAGTGGTCAACAACCCGGTATTTCGTGAAATTGTCTTCCGGCTTGGCGCACCGCTTGTGGGCACGAGTGCCAATCGCCACGGTCAGCCGGCAACCAACGATTTCAACGCCCTCGACCCGGAAATTATCACCCAGGTTGACATCGCAATTGATGCCGGAAAAATTGGCTCGGGCAACCCATCAACCATCATTGACCTGACAACAAGTCAACCCCGGCTCCTTCGCGAAGGCGATATCAAGAAACAAGAACTGGAACAGACGCTCGGGTTAAAACTCGCGCCTTAA